In the Pieris napi chromosome 19, ilPieNapi1.2, whole genome shotgun sequence genome, one interval contains:
- the LOC125059317 gene encoding pyridine nucleotide-disulfide oxidoreductase domain-containing protein 1, whose translation MVVVGNGGIASEIIHATRGIEKIWVVRDDYISAAFVDPGAAEFLQDSVKNCKEKQENTVLRRHIFSEEDTLVSVNKNLKSAALGPDWYRKLENVISSEGKQELEIIYKTEVESVIEKENTAYPLYVKLSNGKAIECDFVISATGVEPAVNFTWDKEPVFGKDGGIAVNELQQTSIPHVFAAGDVASASWEHSAHWFQLRLWTQARQMGAMAAKAMHAKINKEDVLQDFCFELFTHCTTLFGHRVVLLGKYNGQGLDKKYEILLRVTRGHEYIKFVLQNGKLQGAILIGETDLEEMCENLILDQIDLTPYGDDILNPDIDIDDYFD comes from the coding sequence ATGGTAGTAGTTGGAAATGGTGGAATTGCATCTGAAATCATTCATGCTACTAGAGGAATAGAAAAAATTTGGGTTGTAAGAGATGATTATATTTCAGCAGCATTTGTAGATCCAGGTGCAGCTGAATTCTTACAAGATTCTGTGAAGAACTGTAAAGAAAAACAGGAAAATACTGTCTTAAGAAGACATATTTTCAGTGAAGAGGATACATTGGtatcagtaaataaaaatcttaaatctgCTGCCTTGGGACCTGATTGGTATAGAAAGTTGGAAAATGTTATAAGTAGTGAGGGGAAACAGGAATtggaaataatttacaaaacagAAGTTGAATCAGtgatagaaaaagaaaacacagCATACCCTCTTTATGTGAAACTTTCAAATGGGAAAGCAATAGAATGTGATTTTGTTATTTCAGCAACTGGGGTTGAGCCAGCTGTCAACTTTACTTGGGACAAGGAGCCAGTTTTTGGTAAAGATGGAGGCATAGCAGTAAATGAACTACAACAGACATCAATTCCACATGTGTTTGCAGCTGGAGATGTGGCAAGTGCATCATGGGAACATTCTGCTCATTGGTTTCAACTCCGACTGTGGACACAAGCTAGGCAAATGGGGGCAATGGCCGCAAAAGCAATGCAtgccaaaattaataaagaagaTGTTTTGcaagatttttgttttgagTTGTTTACACATTGCACTACTCTTTTTGGACATAGAGTAGTGTTACTTGGTAAATATAATGGACAGGGacttgataaaaaatatgagaTCCTTCTCCGAGTAACTCGTGGTCACgagtatataaaatttgttttacagAATGGTAAACTCCAAGGTGCTATTTTAATTGGTGAAACAGACCTTGAAGAAATGTGTGAAAATTTAATACTAGATCAAATTGATTTAACCCCGTATGGTGATGATATTCTTAATCCTGATATAGACATTGatgattattttgattaa